One region of Wyeomyia smithii strain HCP4-BCI-WySm-NY-G18 chromosome 3, ASM2978416v1, whole genome shotgun sequence genomic DNA includes:
- the LOC129729419 gene encoding elongation of very long chain fatty acids protein AAEL008004: MTGFVVTFSKQYENMSEGADPIIDHWPLMGSPTPVLIIAGCYLLFVLHLGPRWMQQRKPLELKAALIAYNAAQVVCSTVLCVQPFFFGGLGHMFSVSCHANSVVNSDLQLTIWKCTWWYLVLKLVELLDTVFFVLRKKQNQVSFLHVYHHTIMVVFTWGYLKYLPGTQGAFLGFVNSFVHIVMYTYYLIAALGPQYHKYLWWKKYMTTLQLMQFGIMLVYLFLIITFQCSVPRSLSFFFVINVTIFLFLFWNFYRKAYSGKQLPAMKKEL; the protein is encoded by the exons ATCCGATCATCGACCACTGGCCACTGATGGGTTCCCCGACGCCGGTTCTCATCATAGCCGGCTGCTATCTGCTGTTCGTGCTGCACCTCGGACCCCGGTGGATGCAGCAGCGCAAACCACTGGAACTGAAAGCGGCCCTGATAGCCTACAACGCCGCCCAGGTGGTCTGCTCTACGGTGCTGTGCGTACAGCCGTTCTTCTTCGGCGGACTCGGTCACATGTTCAGCGTTTCTTGCCACGCGAACAGTGTGGTGAACAGCGATCTTCAGCTCACG ATTTGGAAGTGTACCTGGTGGTACTTGGTGCTGAAGCTGGTCGAGCTGCTGGACACGGTGTTCTTTGTGCTACGCAAAAAGCAGAATCAGGTTTCATTCCTGCACGTCTATCATCACACCATAATGGTTGTGTTCACTTGGGGTTACCTTAAATATCTGCCAG GAACTCAAGGAGCTTTTCTCGGATTCGTCAACTCGTTCGTACACATCGTCATGTACACGTACTACCTGATAGCCGCCCTCGGACCCCAGTATCACAAGTACCTCTGGTGGAAGAAGTACATGACGACGCTGCAGCTGATGCAGTTCGGCATTATGCTCGTGTATCTGTTTCTGATCATCACCTTCCAGTGCAGTGTGCCGCGATCGCTCAGCTTTTTCTTCGTCATCAACGTGACCATTTTTCTGTTTCTCTTTTGGAACTTTTATCGGAAAGCTTACAGCGGCAAGCAGCTTCCAGCGATGAAGAAGGAGTTGTGA